The DNA segment AACCTCTCTACACACAAATTGCTACCACTGCTGCAGGCATCAATTCAGATTTCCAGGATCAGTGGCAGCTTTGGGATCTTGGAGCCAACTGGTGCAACATATTAAGCTGTCCTGAGCATATGGAAAAGCAATAAAACCCTTCCCAAAATGTGGGCTGCAGACTATTCTGGTCACCAGTACAGGATTAGGAGCCTCTAATGGCCCCTTGAGGTTGAAAATGCATCTCTGGAACAATGTTTTTATGCTAAGAAAGGGCACATTTGCATTCTGCAGCAACACCTCCATGCCTGGGAAGGTCTGCAGCCAAGTCAGGCATTGGATTCCCTAATTTATTTCAGCAGCAAAGCCTAAACTCCAACAGAATTACAGCTGGAGGCGGAATTCAATTGTACAACCGCTGCATTCCATCAGTgtcaggcagtgctgcagcatcccATCATCCCACCCCCGGGGTAAGGAGATCACAGGAATTAACTGGATTCCAGCACAGCTGACACATTCCCAAAGCCCTGCACCCCGCTCCCATAAGCACAGGAACGGGGTTCACCAAAGAACACGGCGTAAAGGGTGCAAGAACTGGGCATAGAGCAGTTATCCTGAGGATCAAACAGCTGTCCTGGGTCCAACCAGGCCTGCTGAGCACAAACCATTTGTCCAGGGCACCAACCAGGTGTCCTGGTCACAAACTGTCCTGGGTACCAAACCCAGTGTCCTGGGCATAAACATTTATCCTGGGTACCAAACCCAGTGTCCTGGGCACCAACCATTTATCCTGGGTACAAAATCCAGTGTCCATTTGTCCAGGGCACCAACCAGGTGTCCTGGGTGCAAACTGTCGTGAGCACCAGCCAGGTGTCCTGGGCACAAACATTTATTCTGGGTACCTAACTCAGTGTCCTGGGCATAAACCATTTATCCTAGGCACAGACCTGTTATCCTGGTCACAAACCCGCTGTCAAGGGTACAAACCAGGTGGTCCCGGATACAAACCTGCTGTCCTGGGTACCAGTCATGTGTCCCAGGTACACTTTGCCCCATGGAAGCACAAGCTTGTGGCCGGTATTCCCGGGATGTGTTCTCCAAAGGCTGCTGAGTGCccgggaggagctgggagcagcaggactcCATCACCCCTGGGGCTCAGGATGCCCGTGAAGCACCAGGGAGCCCCGAGCCCCGTGCTCTGCCCTGGCCCCTCAGATCCCCTCATCCCCCTCAGAGCTCTCTCAGAGCTCCATCAGAGCCCCTCAGAGCTCCCTCAGAgctccctcacagcccctcatccccctcagagcccctcagagcccctcatCCCCCTCAGAGTTCCCTCAGAGCCACCGCCGCGCCGCTCCCCGCGCCCTCCCAGGCCGGCGCCGCGGCGGTGCCGCCCTGCCTCCCCTCACCGGCGTGTTCTCGCCCTCGCGGAAGGCCTGTGCCACCCGCTGCCGCAGGAACGAGCCCAGGTCCCGCTGCTGCTTGGTCTCCTCCACCGGCCATTCCTCGCAGAGCCGCAGGAAGCGCCGGTAGCGGCTGGCGGCCATGGCGCCGGGTCACGTGGCGCCGCCGCCGGGTCACGTGCGGGCGCGGCTGGGCGGGAACGCCTGAGGGGGAAAAGGCTCTGAGGGGGAAAAGCACTTGAGGGGGAAAAGCCTCTGAGGGGGAAAAGGCTCTGAGGGGGAAAAGCCCCTGAGGGGGAAAAGCccctgagggggaaaaaagcccctgagGGGGAAAAGCACTTGAGGGGGAAAAGCCTCTGAGGGGGAAAAGGCTCTGAGGGGGAAAAGCCCCTGAGGGGGAAAAGCACTTGAGGGGGAAAAGCCTCTGAGGGGGAAAAGGCTCTGAGGGGGAAAAGCCCCTGAGGGGGAAAAGGCTCTGAGGGGGAAAAGCCCCTGAGGGGGAAAAGGCCCTGAGGGGGAAAAGCCCCTGAGGGGGAAAAGCCCCTGAGGGGGAAAAGCCTCTGAGGGGGAAAAGCCCCTGAGGGGGAAAAGCCCTTGAGGGGGAAAAGTCTCTGAGGGGGAAAAGCCCCTGAGGGGGAAAAGCCCCTGAGGGGGAAAAGGCTCTAAGGGGGAAAAGCCTCTGAGGGGGAAAAGCCCctgaggggcggcggggcggggagcgcTCGGCGTCCGCCCTGAGGGCAGCCCGGGGCGCCGAGCGCTGCACCTCCGGCGATGGGGACTGCCCCACGTAACCCCTTCCAAAGCCTGACCGCCCTTTCCGTGAGGGAgttccaacctgaacctcccctggctcAGCTTGAGGGCGTTTTTCCGTTGAGAGCAGAGCATGACCCCCTCCGGCTGTTCCCTCTtgtcagggagttgtgcagagccagaagatCCCTCCtgatcccccttttctcccggctgagcccctttcccgGCTCCCTCCGCCTCTCCTGGtactccagacccttcccagcttcttcagcctctcctgcttctccagaTCTTTCCGAGCCCCCTCATCCTTTCcaggtgctccagacccttcctggctccttccccttttcccggtgctccagacccttcctggctccttccccttttcctggtgctccagacccttcccagctTATTCATCCTCTTCCAGACCTTTCCCAtttctttcagcctttcctgctgctccagacccttcctggctccctctgcttctcctggtgctcctgacccttcccagctccctcagccactcctcacaggatTTACGATGGTTTTAGTTGAAGGTTTTAGTTAAATCCCGtctcatcccagcccctgccgtGGCAAGGACACCTCCcgctatcccaggttgctccaagccccgtccaacctgccctaggacactgccagggatggggcagccacaccGTGCAGGTGTATGAGGGGTGAAAAGGGAGGGCACATGgagatttttctaatttttcggCCAAAAGTTGTTTTCTGTGCAGCAATGAGGAGCGAGGGGCTGCCCAATGAGGCGCTCTGGCATTGGTGTCACGCTCAGACTCTTCTCATCCATCCCTCACCCCACCCGTGTCCTGCCGTGCACCCTGAGAATGCTCAGGTGGCTCTGTAAAACTCATCCACAAAATCTTATCACAGACTTCTGGTGTGAGCCAGGACAATCTGTGGCTCAACCCCTACTAAAATTGGGTGTttgtggcttttatttttatatagtttGTGGTCAAGCAATAACCCAGCACTGTGAACAAGAGTCTTCCCAGGTGGACTCCGGGCCAAACCAAACACACAACTGGGCCAGATGTCTGAAATTTTCCAGCTATAAATTGCAGCAGTTCCCCAGCTTTCTGCTGTAAATCCAAGCAAAGTGTCTCCCTCGGGATCTGGTGTTTAAACCCATGGCAATAACGGCTCTCGTAAAAAATGATGGGCTTAAACAAAGGATAATGCACCTCAAGGATGctgtgggaaggaaaaagagatgGACAAGGGTGGGAGTTACTTtcacaattttatttatatccCCTCTCCCCAGTAGTGGAGTTCTGTAGCTCTATTCCTTGTGCAAGGATTTCTCCTTCAGATTTCCCACACCATGCAGGAAGGAATTGTGTTTGTTCCAtcataataataaaatctgtCCACAAAAGCtgtaaacattattttttagaGTCTTTTGTTACTGTCTCcttcaaacacacacacacacacacacacacgcacacacacacagttttTGTATCAAAGAATTTCTGGGTGACCTTTGACGTCCAGTCCCTGACTCAaactcacatttttttttctttttttcttggttttttttttttttttaagcaaaaatcCCTTGATGTGAATGCTTTTTGTGGCTGATACCTGACAGAGTCATCTCATTCCCACACTTCCAGTCCAGTGGAGCCTCTCTCCTAGAAAATGCGTGGAAAATTCCCTGTTATAACCCCACAGGGATGTTAAAGCTCGGTGAGGTGCGGCTCTTGCTCTGAACACGTGCACAGAGAATCCCGAGCAGGGCACTGGGAATGTTGGAGGGTGTTTTTCCCTCCCacctgagcaggagcaggaagggaaGCTCCAAAGGGAAGCTCCATCTGTTCATTCCTGCCTCAAACCCCCTCCTCCCGCTCGGCTGTGGGGCGAGCATCTCCTGGTTTATCATTAAGACTCTTCCCAAGCAATGCTTTCTTTGGCTCACAAATAATCAAGGACAGCAGTAAAAccagaaagcaaaatatatcTTCTGCTGGATGGCAGAGAGAGCAGATTCTTCCAGCTCTCTGCTTTCCACGCTTCAGTTCAGTGACAACACATGGAGAGTTTTCAGCACTTCCCGATTTTTCTGTGCCACATCCAGCGGCCGGAGGGTCCCACACAGCTGATCCCAGGTGGGATTTTCAGGGCTATCAGTCATTAGGAAATCCAGGCCGTTTCACAGAAATTCTCACTTCCCTTCCAACAGGTTCTGAAGGATTTTGATGAGGTTCTCCAAGCCAAAAATGTAACCATGGTCCGGCCCATCATGCGGGGTGGGGTTGGGGTTGCTTTTGGAGCCTTTGAAGGTGGTGTGGGCAAAGTCTATCATCCTCACATCCACCCTGGAGGGGTTCGTGCCCTGAGTTTTTGGGAAGGAGAGGTGTTGATCCGCACTCTCCTTGTGCTCCTGCCCATCGTAAATGAtgaggagggagctggagtAGAACCTGTAGGAGCTTTGCTTCCTGATCACCGCCAGCAGGGCCTTGAGGCGCAGGATGATGGGCTCCAGCAGGTCGGTCCTCAGCTGGTTCCCGTTGCACAGGAACTGCCGCAGCGTCTGCCGGAACCCCTCCGCAGAGAGCTTCCTCCCGTAGTATTTGTCTTTGCACAAGAAATGACCCGTGTCTGCCTGGTAAACCTGGAAGGGAACAGAGGAATAATCCATAAAATCATCCTGAGTTGTGAGGGATTCACAAATGATGCCCTAGAGATAAAGATTTTAGCatctatatttttcaaatcctgCGCTGTATTAGTGCATAACTTTAAACTTCATATAACTACTTTGGTAGTTAACACTTGGCACTGACACACTttggtcagacaaaacaattccccCGGGCCTGGAACCCAAGGACATCCTACAGCCTCAGGCCCTGAAAAGtataaacaaaagtgagttggggAGGAGCAAACTGAGGGTCTATGACTTGATTaactgaagctgtaattggagaATTAACCCCTGATATGCAAATAGACCAAACTCATATCTGTCTGAAAAGTTTGTGACCATCTTCTATCTTGGGTGTAGCCTTTGGGAGGCTTCtggctgcccaaggtgtatctattaattttaataaatacccaCTTTATTCTCttaactctgtctagcctctgttctaggtagccACTCCAAGGATCAATATGACCACTGAAGTTCAACTCTGTCTGTTTGAGGATACCAGAGATCAGAAAAAGACATGGGGTTTGACTTTATATATTTTGCTTTATATTCTATTCTCATTACTGTCAAATTATTCTTCAGGCAGGGTTTTGAAACCTGTTTGAGAAATAATGAGAGAGGGAAACGTGTGGTTTGGGTTTCCAGGAGGAAGGATGGGGATTTCCAGCAGGAGAAATTTAGTTCAAAATGAACCCCTGGCTCTCACAGCTCAGTGAAAGCACAAGTGAGGCAATGTggtgctttggggtttttccatgCAGCAGCCAAGAGCTGAGCAGGAATCTGTGTGTAAAAGCAGCTTCTCAGATGGGGTGAAGGGTTCCAGCTGCTCACACGGGTGGCAGTGGCATAGAGAAAGGGTCACCCTAAATGTGCCACTTTTGACACCCTCTCTGAGAGGACACAGAGCCGAGCAGCTGTGAgaatccttaaaatcagagggttcTTCCTAATATTTTGCTAGATACACTTTTCTGTAGTTAGGGAGTTATTCTATCCAAGggttaatacacagaccattgttctatttgtccccAATTTCTacttcttaaataatttttcttctgacaAATCTTAAGGCTACTGCTTAACTCTAACAGCAGTTCTGCTGTTTCTGAGGTGTGTCTTTCGCAGCTTTTCCAAAACCTTCTGATTTTAACAATTCCCACAAGTGGCCACTTTTTACAGCCCGtttttgaggggaaaagagaataaaactGCTTCAATTCACATCAGCCAAGAACCCCTGGAGATTCCAGCTTGCTTCCAAGGGAAGAACCAAGGGGggaaccaacaacaacaacaacaacaacaaaaagcactTAAATCCCGAGGGGATGGAGGCTTTACCTGCATCCCACAGATGCGCACGCCCAGCGACGCCGAGGTGCTCTGCTCACACTTCTTGATGTGCCGGGCTTTCTTCTCCTCCGAGGCGTCATCCCCGTGCTGCCGAGTGCCCATCTTCAGGTCCAGGATGCAGGGATAGCTGTACTTGGACACCACGTTCTCCAGCAGGAGAAACTCTGAGCGCGAGTGAAGGCAAACCCAAGACTTTTATATTCTAATTGAAAGAGGCCTTAAATCAAAGCAACTGCTGACACTCTCCATAACAGCTCACAACTGTAATGAGACTTTCTCAGCCAATTTCTCCGACGTGTCATTGCTATGGGCCTCCTGCTGCCAATTCCAGTTAATTTACTGTACTACAGCCCTACCAATTAAAGCCCCGGCAGCTCCATTCTCCAGTGACACCGTAGCCCTGGGCTGTCACTCTGACACCTTCCCTAGGTGCTGAGCTCGCTCCGGTGGGTGGGGGAAGTTGTTAAACTCTATTACTCACATGACTGGTGGGTAATGAAGTgtaataggaaaataaaaggcGAGGCAGCTGCTAATTCCTGTATAGTTGTGTTTTTAAATGTACGCCAAGGGGATCTTTGACTTCTGCTGAGAACTCTTTAtgggaaatgtttttttttattctttctcttttatttttttatagaagATAACAGAGAATATTCCCTATTTTCCCAGAGTCTGTGCAGAGGAGGGGATGCATCCCGCTGCAATAAACCCTACACTGATTcccagctgttatctgtggccaGGACTGTGCtggaggggagagaggagaaaggatACGATGAAGTTTGTTCTCATTGTGCTTGGAGGACATGCGGTTCAGGTGCTGCCGGTGACAGTGCAGTCCCCAGGGGTTGTAGCTCTTCCTTTCTGCCTGCTTCCCATTTGCATCTTCCAGAAGGGAATCTGTGTGGTACTGAAGGTCTGTCCTCAAAAGCATCTTCCCAGGGCAGCTAGACAAAGCACACAAAGGGACACATCAGGTttatgagctccagaggagaatATTCTCTtccccattttattttttcctgtagaGCCTTAAACTTGATAAGGTGGATTTTCAGGGACTCTCAAAGGAACCATATTGATCATGTCCAACCTGCAGAGATCCTTTGTTACTCCATAACAGTAATTTTCAGAAAGCCAGCTATTGCTGCCTgccaatactttttttttttcattataatttaaAGTGTGCTGGCTCCCTTAAAAAGTCAttcacagccccagctgccagggATCTCTATTTATCCAACTAatgggcacagcacaggcaaatGCTCCAACAATGGGAATGATTCCCAATTTGGAAGGGCTGGCTCcaagcaggggagggagggaaagattGATGAGAAGATCTGTTCTCCTTGGGTGGTCATTCTTTGGTCTTGCTCATCCCAACTCCACCACTCCCATCTCTCCAAAGGCAGCAGGAATATTCCACCTCCAGTCCCAGgtggcccagggctgctctgagccagtTTGGGATGAAGGATGTCCTGCAGAAAACCTCTGTGAGGCAGAggtgctgggagcactgggggccTTCCTGGGAGAGctcttccctgggctgggctgggctgggctgggctgggctgggctgggatgggatgggctgggatgggatgggatgggatgggatgggatgggctgggatgggatgggatgggatgggatgggctgggatgggatgggatgggatgggatgggatgggatgggatgggctgggatgggatgggatgggatgggatgggatgggatgggatgggatgggatgggatgggatgggatgggatgggatgggatgggatgggctgggctgggctgggctgggatgggatgggctgggatgggatgggatgggatgggatgggatgggatgggatgggatgggatgggatggcactgaagcccctctgctgccagcaaaggGACATTCTGTGCTCAATGAGTGTTctccctctcctggagcctgcTGTGCTCCAAGGAATGGGGTTTAGAGCAGAACTTGAGGCAGATATTTGAGCAACAACATCCCAGATCCACCTCACTCTGTCCCCAAACTGGGGAAGAGCAGAACCACACACACAGGGCTTGGCTCTGCTGTTCTTCACCTTGGGTGGCTCCTACTTTTGCCCTAAACTCACAGCTGGACCACCaaacccatcccatcccatcccaacccatcccaaccccatcccaacccatcccatcccatcccaacccatcccaaccccatcccaacccatcccaaccccatcccaacccatcccaaccccatcccaaacccatcccaacccatcccaaCCCCACCCACGTGGCAGATGCCAGCCAGGAGGGTGGCAGGGAGTGACCGACCCTCACCTGTCTTTGAAGGTCTTGGTGACCTGGGTGTGGCTCCacttgcacctgtgccacagggTGACGGCGGGGTCGCCGCCGGCGCTGTCCAGGCGGCCGCAGCCGTCCGGCTGGCCCAGGCCAGGGCTCGCAATCAGGGTCAGGTTGCCCAGGCTGTCCTTCTTGAGGTGCACGGACACGATGCCTGGACAGAGGGGAAAACAAACGAGACAGAGATGAGCCCGTGGGGTATCACCGAGGCCTGGTgcagtagatagggacaggtgAATGGAAGAtctcgggatgtgacggaaagtaAGACTCTTCCCCCTCACCCTGTAATATGTGATCCATTACCCCCAAGACATGTAACcccacctaacccagtagttttccactccttacTAATCCCAGAAGACCCTACCTCCTTCCTTTGATgtagcaaagtcccccttgACTATTTAaccccatgagataagataataaacacCATTTCACCGTCCACCACGTTGGTGTCTGTGCGTGTCGGTGGCCCGAGTGGCCGGGCGAGGccgggctgccgtgctgttcctcaAAACCAGGTCACCTTGCCTTCACAGCCTGGCCACCACCTGGCCACCACCTGATGTTTTGGTGGCCTTTTACTGATCCCACTCTGATTTCAAGCCCAATAAAGCATCATTAGGCTGAGACCTGGGGAAACACTCTCAGCATTTTCAAGTGCTCCCCCTCTCAAGGCTCAGTTTGAAACCTGCCTCCTCTGAACCCCACATTCCTTTGTCCCCCACCcctctgagttctgctgtgACCCAGAGAAGCCTAGGAGCTCTCAGCTTATTTGTCACATGGGATTTAAGTGCTTTTTAAAGACAGCACATGGCTGGAAACACTTTTCATTGGCAGGAAGCAAAGACAGGGTTGGGGACAAGGCGTTTTCCAAGGACACCCAGCGTGCCAACAGCTTCTTTTAGTTggagagccccaggagcagggcagggatgtggCCATGGGCTGGCAGCGCTGCCCACACATTGTCATGGTTGTGCCCTTCCCCCAGCACCAAGAACCAGCTCCTAAATATCCCATGGGGGGCTGGAGTGTCACACATCCATGTTTGTACCCGACAGGGACCAGGACTGTGACCGgaggttatttttttccaccCTGAGTGCTTAAAACACCATTCTGCATTTGAACATCGCAATTTTCCCTGACTCTGACAGGAATCACAGGGTTCAAATGCCAGCCAGTCCAGCACGGATTTAGCCCAACACGAGCCCATCCCTGGCACGGGGCCGGCTGTGTGCTGGTCTCAAGTGACAGCGCAGGAATGGCCACGGAGCTCACTGCCGCCGGCTCTGCCCTTTCTGGGAAAGGCTGATAACGCCAGCCcgctcccacagctctgccacggctccctgagcctcctcagAGCACAGCCTGAGGCTGCACCATGGGAAGTTTAggttaaatatttaaaaaaaa comes from the Lonchura striata isolate bLonStr1 chromosome 30, bLonStr1.mat, whole genome shotgun sequence genome and includes:
- the IP6K3 gene encoding inositol hexakisphosphate kinase 3, translated to MVGQTAEPRAAVLLQPFVHQVGGHSSMLTYDEHTVCKPLVSQELSFYESLPLAMRQFTPQYKGIVSVHLKKDSLGNLTLIASPGLGQPDGCGRLDSAGGDPAVTLWHRCKWSHTQVTKTFKDSCPGKMLLRTDLQYHTDSLLEDANGKQAERKSYNPWGLHCHRQHLNRMSSKHNENKLHQFLLLENVVSKYSYPCILDLKMGTRQHGDDASEEKKARHIKKCEQSTSASLGVRICGMQVYQADTGHFLCKDKYYGRKLSAEGFRQTLRQFLCNGNQLRTDLLEPIILRLKALLAVIRKQSSYRFYSSSLLIIYDGQEHKESADQHLSFPKTQGTNPSRVDVRMIDFAHTTFKGSKSNPNPTPHDGPDHGYIFGLENLIKILQNLLEGK